Proteins encoded together in one Methanobrevibacter millerae window:
- a CDS encoding zinc ribbon domain-containing protein, with protein QRLKDKFQLYKPEADGVQFTNAKNTSKTCHHCQHINEDLDVKEREWMCPKCGKILDRDVNAAINILNRWCDGDSLVQT; from the coding sequence TACAAAGACTTAAAGATAAATTCCAACTCTACAAACCCGAAGCAGACGGTGTACAATTCACAAACGCAAAAAATACAAGCAAAACATGCCACCACTGCCAACACATCAATGAAGATTTGGATGTAAAAGAACGGGAATGGATGTGTCCGAAATGTGGAAAAATACTTGATAGGGATGTAAATGCCGCAATTAATATACTGAACCGTTGGTGCGACGGGGATAGCCTAGTTCAGACTTAA